A region of Ictidomys tridecemlineatus isolate mIctTri1 chromosome 4, mIctTri1.hap1, whole genome shotgun sequence DNA encodes the following proteins:
- the Igfbpl1 gene encoding insulin-like growth factor-binding protein-like 1, whose product MLRLSPLLPLLLMLPPLVPSLGLRDAGGRHPECGPCRSENCPAPARCPEPGIVARDECGCCVRCLGAEGASCGGRAGARCGPGLVCASRAAGAAPEGTGLCVCAQRGPVCGSDGRSYPSVCALRLRARHALRAHSSHLHKARDGPCELAPAVILPPRSVHNVTGAQAYLSCEVRAVPTPAITWRKVTHSPDGTEVLEELPGDHANIAVQVRASNHEATAWILINPLKKEDEGVYQCHATNMVGEARSHGTVTVLDLNRYRSSLSPAPAGLL is encoded by the exons ATGCTGCGCTTGTCGCCGCTACTCCCGCTGCTGCTTATGCTGCCGCCGCTGGTCCCCAGCCTCGGGCTCCGGGACGCGGGCGGTCGGCACCCGGAGTGCGGTCCGTGCCGCTCAGAGAACTGCCCCGCGCCCGCGCGCTGCCCCGAGCCTGGGATCGTTGCGCGCGACGAGTGCGGCTGCTGCGTGCGCTGCCTGGGCGCGGAGGGCGCCAGCTGCGGGGGGCGGGCAGGCGCGCGCTGCGGCCCCGGCCTGGTGTGCGCCAGCCGGGCCGCAGGGGCGGCGCCCGAGGGCACCGGGCTCTGCGTGTGTGCTCAGCGCGGTCCTGTCTGTGGCTCCGACGGCCGCTCCTACCCCAGTGTATGCGCGCTTCGTCTGCGCGCCAGGCACGCGCTCCGCGCGCACTCCAGCCACCTTCATAAGGCACGCGACGGCCCCTGCGAGCTTG CTCCTGCAGTCATCCTGCCACCCCGGAGTGTTCACAATGTCACCGGGGCGCAGGCATACCTGTCCTGTGAGGTGAGGGCCGTGCCCACCCCAGCCATCACATGGAGGAAG GTCACACACTCCCCTGATGGTACTGAGGTGCTGGAGGAGTTACCTGGGGACCACGCCAATATAGCTGTCCAGGTGCGAGCTTCCAACCACGAGGCCACAGCCTGGATTTTG ATCAACCCTCTGAAAAAGGAAGACGAAGGAGTGTACCAGTGTCATGCGACCAACATGGTCGGGGAGGCCAGGTCCCACGGCACAGTGACCGTCCTGGATCTGAATAGATACAGAAGCTCCCTCTCCCCGGCTCCAGCAGGCCTCCTGTGA